One genomic region from Vannielia litorea encodes:
- the boxB gene encoding benzoyl-CoA 2,3-epoxidase subunit BoxB: protein MLDLINVSYDTQIPNNVGLSEDKRVLKALEKWHPGYINWWNDLIPQNFQESLVYLRTAVSVDPKGWAKFDYVKMPEYRWGVLLAPQGEGRTIPCGEHAGQPAWQEVPGEYRNMLKRLIVIQGDTEPGSVEQQRFLGLTAPSLYDLRNLFQVNVEEGRHLWAMVYLLFKYFGKDGREEADDLLRRSSGSDEAPRMLGAFNEETPDWLSFFMFTYFTDRDGKMQLESLAQSGFDPLSRTCRFMLTEEAHHMFVGETGVGRVVQATCEAMKAACITDPYDINKIRDLGVIDLPTIQKKLNLHYTLSLDLFGQEVSTNAANAFNAGIKGRYMEHRIDDDHQLRGDTYKVWNLVDGKVVQEEVPALTAINMRLRDDYVRDASGGVGRWNKAIEKMGIEFELTLPHESFHRQIGVFSAAKFDPQGTPLSEEEYNAKKDEWLPTKADGDFIQSLMKPCYEPGKYASWIAAPKVGIDNKPGDFEYVKLHMA from the coding sequence ATGCTCGACCTGATCAACGTCTCCTACGACACCCAGATCCCCAACAACGTGGGCCTGTCGGAAGACAAGCGCGTGCTCAAAGCGCTGGAAAAATGGCACCCCGGTTACATCAACTGGTGGAACGACCTGATCCCGCAGAACTTTCAGGAAAGCCTTGTTTACCTGCGCACCGCCGTGTCGGTGGACCCGAAGGGCTGGGCCAAGTTCGATTACGTGAAGATGCCCGAGTACCGCTGGGGCGTGCTGCTGGCCCCGCAGGGCGAGGGCCGCACCATTCCCTGCGGCGAGCACGCAGGCCAGCCCGCGTGGCAGGAGGTGCCCGGCGAGTACCGCAACATGCTCAAGCGCCTGATCGTGATCCAGGGCGACACTGAGCCGGGCTCCGTCGAGCAGCAGCGCTTCCTCGGCCTCACCGCGCCCTCCCTCTACGACCTGCGCAACCTCTTCCAAGTCAACGTCGAGGAGGGCCGCCACCTCTGGGCGATGGTCTACCTGCTGTTCAAATACTTCGGCAAAGACGGCCGCGAGGAGGCCGATGACCTTCTTCGCCGGTCGTCGGGATCCGACGAGGCCCCCCGGATGCTCGGCGCCTTCAACGAGGAAACGCCCGACTGGCTCAGCTTCTTCATGTTCACCTACTTCACGGACCGTGACGGCAAGATGCAGCTGGAGTCGCTCGCCCAGTCCGGCTTCGACCCGCTCTCCCGCACCTGCCGCTTCATGCTGACCGAAGAGGCCCACCACATGTTCGTGGGTGAAACCGGCGTGGGCCGCGTGGTTCAGGCCACCTGCGAGGCGATGAAGGCCGCGTGTATCACCGACCCCTACGACATCAACAAGATCCGCGACCTCGGCGTGATCGACCTGCCGACGATCCAGAAAAAGCTGAACCTCCACTACACCCTCTCGCTTGATCTCTTCGGCCAAGAGGTCTCCACCAACGCCGCCAACGCCTTCAACGCCGGCATCAAGGGCCGCTACATGGAGCATCGGATCGACGACGATCACCAGCTCCGCGGCGACACCTACAAGGTCTGGAATCTGGTCGACGGCAAAGTGGTGCAAGAGGAAGTGCCCGCGCTGACCGCCATCAATATGCGCCTGCGGGACGATTACGTGCGCGACGCCTCGGGCGGCGTGGGCCGCTGGAACAAGGCCATCGAGAAGATGGGGATCGAGTTCGAGCTGACCCTCCCGCACGAGAGCTTCCACCGCCAGATCGGCGTCTTCTCGGCCGCCAAGTTCGACCCGCAGGGCACTCCGCTTTCCGAGGAAGAGTACAACGCCAAGAAGGACGAGTGGCTGCCCACCAAGGCCGATGGCGATTTCATCCAGTCGCTGATGAAGCCCTGTTACGAGCCCGGCAAATACGCCAGCTGGATCGCCGCGCCCAAGGTCGGGATCGACAACAAGCCCGGCGACTTCGAGTATGTGAAGCTGCACATGGCTTGA
- the boxC gene encoding 2,3-epoxybenzoyl-CoA dihydrolase, which translates to MSEQPIDFRTDPSKYRHWKVTYEGEVARVTMDVDEDGGLFDGYQLKLNSYDLGVDIELADVVQRMRFEHPEVKVVIMQSGKDRVFCAGANIRMLGGASHAHKVNFCKFTNETRNTFEAAEADSGQKWIAAVKGACAGGGYELALACNHIMLTDDSSSSVALPEVPLLAVLPGTGGLTRVTDKRKVRRDLADVFCAMEEGVRGKRAKDWRLVDEVVPNSKFDATVTERAAEFAAAMPSRAEKGITLGPIERTITDNAVTYTHVEVELDREARSATITLKGPEGAAPASAEELLAQGDQSYMLKLARELDDAILHLRLNEMEQGTWTFRTQGDPEALLAHEKALTDNAGHWLAAETLGFWKRILKRIDVTSRSLVALVEHGSCFAGVLAEILWACDRTYMMEDEFEGDNRPLATITLAETNFGQYPMGNNLTRLQTRFLGTPEQVEALRDHIGEPIEAEEADELGLVTYILDDIDWEDEIRIFMEERASFSPDAMTGMEANLRFAGPETMETRIFGRLTAWQNWIFQRPNAVGPEGALQRYGTGIRGDYNMQRV; encoded by the coding sequence ATGAGTGAACAGCCAATCGACTTCCGCACCGACCCGTCGAAGTATCGGCACTGGAAAGTGACCTATGAGGGCGAGGTGGCCCGCGTCACGATGGACGTGGACGAGGATGGCGGCCTGTTCGATGGTTACCAGCTCAAGCTCAACAGCTACGACCTCGGCGTCGACATCGAGCTGGCCGACGTGGTGCAGCGCATGCGCTTCGAGCACCCCGAGGTGAAGGTGGTGATCATGCAGTCCGGCAAGGACCGGGTGTTCTGCGCCGGGGCCAACATCCGCATGCTGGGCGGCGCGAGCCATGCCCACAAGGTCAACTTCTGCAAGTTCACCAACGAGACACGCAACACCTTCGAGGCCGCCGAGGCGGACTCGGGCCAAAAGTGGATCGCCGCCGTGAAAGGCGCCTGCGCCGGGGGCGGCTACGAGCTGGCGCTGGCCTGCAACCACATCATGCTGACCGACGACTCCAGCAGCTCGGTCGCGCTCCCCGAGGTGCCGCTCCTCGCCGTGCTCCCCGGCACCGGCGGCCTGACCCGCGTGACCGACAAGCGCAAGGTCCGCCGCGATCTGGCCGATGTGTTCTGCGCAATGGAAGAGGGCGTGCGCGGAAAGCGGGCCAAGGACTGGCGGCTGGTCGACGAAGTGGTGCCGAACAGCAAGTTCGACGCCACCGTCACCGAGCGCGCCGCCGAATTCGCCGCCGCCATGCCCTCCCGCGCCGAAAAGGGGATCACCCTCGGCCCCATCGAGCGCACCATTACTGACAACGCTGTGACCTACACCCACGTCGAGGTCGAGCTGGACCGCGAGGCACGCTCCGCCACGATCACCCTCAAAGGCCCCGAGGGCGCCGCCCCGGCCTCCGCAGAGGAGCTTCTGGCTCAAGGCGACCAAAGCTACATGCTCAAGCTCGCCCGCGAGCTGGATGACGCCATCCTGCACCTGCGCCTGAACGAGATGGAGCAGGGCACCTGGACCTTCCGCACCCAAGGCGACCCCGAGGCCTTGCTGGCGCATGAAAAGGCTCTGACCGACAACGCGGGCCACTGGCTCGCCGCCGAGACCCTCGGTTTCTGGAAGCGCATCCTCAAGCGGATCGACGTGACCTCCCGCAGCCTCGTCGCCCTCGTGGAGCATGGCTCCTGCTTTGCCGGTGTCCTAGCCGAGATCCTCTGGGCCTGCGACCGCACCTACATGATGGAAGACGAGTTCGAGGGCGACAATCGCCCGCTTGCCACCATCACCCTCGCCGAGACCAACTTCGGCCAATACCCGATGGGCAACAACCTCACCCGCCTGCAAACTCGCTTCCTCGGCACGCCCGAGCAGGTGGAGGCGCTGCGCGACCACATCGGCGAACCCATCGAGGCCGAGGAGGCCGATGAGCTGGGTCTCGTCACCTACATCCTCGATGACATCGACTGGGAAGACGAGATCCGCATCTTCATGGAAGAGCGCGCCAGCTTCTCCCCCGATGCGATGACCGGGATGGAGGCCAACCTGCGCTTCGCCGGGCCGGAAACCATGGAAACCCGCATCTTCGGCCGCCTCACCGCCTGGCAAAACTGGATCTTCCAGCGCCCCAACGCCGTCGGCCCAGAAGGCGCGCTCCAGCGCTACGGCACCGGCATCCGCGGCGACTACAACATGCAACGCGTCTGA
- a CDS encoding DUF309 domain-containing protein gives MTLAADPRPDYAYVPGQNPRHPEGAFDAIRASAETDPLGSDALRIGLDWIDAGFYWEAHEVLEPVWLVLPDGPDRVGIQALIQLANAGLKARMNRPSAALRLCDIAARLLDEAAPFTPPHRPAGWFTLRVESIRSSAKIAAKDAV, from the coding sequence GTGACCCTCGCGGCGGATCCCCGGCCCGACTACGCCTATGTGCCGGGCCAGAACCCGCGCCACCCGGAGGGCGCATTTGACGCCATCCGTGCAAGCGCCGAGACCGATCCGCTGGGCTCCGACGCCCTGCGCATCGGCCTCGACTGGATCGACGCCGGGTTCTACTGGGAGGCCCATGAGGTGCTCGAGCCGGTCTGGCTCGTGCTCCCCGATGGCCCCGACCGGGTTGGCATCCAGGCCCTGATCCAGCTGGCCAACGCCGGGCTGAAGGCCCGGATGAACCGCCCCTCCGCCGCGCTCCGCCTGTGCGACATCGCCGCCCGCCTGCTGGACGAGGCGGCCCCCTTCACGCCCCCGCATCGCCCCGCCGGGTGGTTCACCCTTCGGGTGGAGTCGATTCGATCCAGCGCGAAGATCGCGGCGAAAGATGCAGTATAA
- a CDS encoding alpha/beta fold hydrolase gives MEFPGMGRVTAAGKSLEWQSCGGDTSAPVIVLLHEGLGCLALWRDIPEKLAQATGLRVFAYSRAGYGQSDPADLPRPLDYMTREAMEALPDVLNAIGAEQYILMGHSDGATIAAEYAGRHADHRIRGLVLMAPHFFTEPDGLAAIAAAREAFEADLKPRMAKYHADPEATFRGWNDVWLAPGFKEWHVGEVVDYLRIPSLVIQGADDQYGTLAQVREVEERSYAPVDTVILENCRHSPHFDQPQAVLDAVAEFSARLIRLEREEVVPA, from the coding sequence ATGGAGTTTCCCGGCATGGGCCGCGTTACGGCGGCAGGCAAATCCCTCGAATGGCAGAGCTGCGGCGGCGATACATCCGCGCCCGTTATCGTCCTCTTGCATGAAGGTCTCGGCTGCCTCGCCCTCTGGCGCGACATCCCCGAGAAGCTGGCACAGGCGACCGGCCTGCGTGTCTTCGCCTATTCCCGCGCGGGCTACGGCCAGTCCGACCCCGCCGATCTGCCCCGCCCGCTTGATTACATGACCCGTGAGGCGATGGAGGCTCTGCCGGATGTGCTCAATGCCATCGGCGCCGAGCAATACATCCTCATGGGCCATTCAGATGGCGCGACCATCGCCGCCGAATACGCCGGCCGTCATGCCGATCACCGCATTCGCGGGCTGGTGCTGATGGCGCCCCATTTCTTCACCGAGCCCGATGGTCTTGCCGCCATCGCCGCTGCCCGAGAGGCCTTCGAGGCTGATCTCAAGCCCCGCATGGCCAAGTATCACGCTGACCCGGAAGCCACCTTCCGTGGCTGGAACGATGTCTGGCTCGCCCCCGGTTTCAAGGAGTGGCACGTGGGCGAGGTGGTCGACTACCTGCGCATCCCCTCGCTCGTGATCCAGGGCGCCGATGATCAGTACGGTACGCTGGCGCAGGTGCGCGAGGTCGAGGAGCGCAGCTACGCGCCTGTCGATACCGTGATCCTCGAGAATTGCCGCCACAGCCCCCATTTCGACCAGCCGCAGGCGGTGTTGGATGCCGTGGCCGAGTTCTCCGCCCGCCTTATCCGGCTGGAGCGCGAAGAGGTGGTGCCCGCGTGA
- a CDS encoding benzoate-CoA ligase family protein, with protein sequence MNSNAALYFVDRHVIQGRGDKPAFREADGAKRSLTYGQLAKETAKFAGALARHGVRREERVAMIVRDQIEFPVVFWGALKAGAIPVPLNTLLAAPVYEAILEDSRASILVVSGAMWDTVKPAVENNRFLRAIVVIGEAPEGTESYTAFTQGAEPMEAVEAHEDELAFWLYSSGSTGVPKGVRHVHASLKATSDTFGKDVLGIREDDTVFSAAKMFFAYGLGNAMSFPMAVGATTVIYSGRPTPEACFAIMSEEKPTLFCGVPTLFAALVAAQEKAGGAPAHTVRLCTSAGEALPREIGERWEKLWGAEIVDGVGSTEMLHIFLSNRPGECVYGTSGTAVPGYEVRLVDEHDEDVADGEMGELLVRGPSAAEGYWNRRAKSMATFQGHWTRTGDKYERDGQGRYVYCGRTDDMFKVSGIWVSPFEVEQALVEHPAVLEAAVVARADEKGLDKPAAYIVLKEGASADIASDLKEMVKEKIGMWKYPRWIEVVDELPKTATGKIQRFKLRDPEAA encoded by the coding sequence ATGAACAGCAACGCAGCCCTCTATTTCGTCGATCGCCACGTGATACAGGGCCGGGGCGACAAGCCCGCCTTTCGCGAGGCCGACGGGGCAAAACGCAGCCTGACCTACGGGCAGCTGGCGAAGGAAACCGCAAAATTCGCCGGGGCGCTCGCCCGCCACGGGGTGCGCCGGGAGGAGCGGGTGGCGATGATCGTCCGCGACCAGATCGAGTTTCCGGTCGTGTTCTGGGGCGCGCTGAAGGCCGGGGCGATCCCGGTGCCGCTCAACACCCTGCTCGCCGCGCCGGTCTACGAGGCGATCCTCGAAGACAGCCGCGCATCCATCCTCGTGGTCTCCGGTGCGATGTGGGACACGGTCAAACCGGCGGTAGAGAACAACCGCTTCCTCCGCGCCATCGTGGTGATCGGCGAGGCCCCCGAGGGCACCGAGAGCTACACAGCGTTCACGCAAGGCGCCGAGCCGATGGAGGCCGTGGAGGCCCATGAGGATGAGCTGGCCTTCTGGCTCTATTCCTCCGGTTCCACCGGCGTGCCCAAGGGCGTGCGCCACGTGCACGCCAGCCTGAAGGCCACCTCCGATACCTTCGGCAAGGACGTGCTCGGCATCCGCGAAGACGATACCGTGTTCTCCGCCGCCAAGATGTTCTTCGCCTACGGGCTGGGCAATGCGATGAGCTTTCCCATGGCCGTCGGCGCGACCACCGTCATCTACTCCGGCCGACCCACCCCCGAGGCCTGCTTTGCGATCATGTCCGAGGAGAAGCCCACGCTCTTTTGCGGCGTGCCCACCCTCTTCGCCGCCCTCGTCGCTGCGCAGGAAAAGGCGGGCGGAGCGCCTGCCCATACCGTCCGCCTCTGCACCTCCGCAGGCGAGGCCCTGCCGCGCGAGATCGGCGAGCGGTGGGAAAAGCTTTGGGGCGCCGAGATCGTCGACGGTGTCGGCTCCACAGAGATGCTGCACATCTTCCTCTCCAACCGCCCCGGCGAATGCGTCTATGGCACCTCCGGCACAGCCGTTCCGGGCTACGAGGTCCGGCTGGTCGATGAGCATGACGAAGACGTGGCCGATGGCGAGATGGGTGAGCTGCTGGTGCGTGGACCTTCCGCCGCTGAGGGCTACTGGAACCGCCGCGCCAAGAGCATGGCCACCTTTCAGGGCCACTGGACCCGCACGGGCGACAAATACGAGCGCGACGGGCAGGGGCGTTACGTCTACTGCGGCCGGACGGATGACATGTTCAAGGTCTCCGGCATCTGGGTCTCCCCCTTCGAGGTCGAGCAGGCGCTGGTGGAGCACCCCGCCGTGCTCGAAGCCGCCGTGGTCGCCCGCGCCGACGAGAAGGGGCTCGACAAGCCCGCCGCCTATATCGTGCTGAAGGAGGGGGCCAGCGCCGACATCGCTAGCGACCTCAAGGAAATGGTCAAGGAGAAGATCGGAATGTGGAAATACCCCCGATGGATTGAGGTGGTCGATGAGCTGCCCAAAACCGCCACCGGAAAGATCCAGCGCTTCAAGCTGCGCGACCCGGAGGCGGCGTGA
- a CDS encoding 5-oxoprolinase subunit B family protein has translation MDAAEITPEILPLGQDGVLVRFARAVSPEASAAVARFAAEAEGLAGEVAPALASVLLRFDPAQVDRAELVARIEELLDEREWRGLKDPTPARRWRVPVALDGPQLGEAAELAGLSEAEACEEFLTTELRVRAIGFAPGMPYLGFLPEHWNIPRQTDLTPKVPAGALVVAVRQLVLFPTESVTGWRMVGRCAFRPFRRGAKEPFPLAPGDALRFERVEATELERLEAEPLGGAVCEEIA, from the coding sequence ATGGATGCCGCAGAGATCACGCCGGAAATTTTGCCGCTCGGGCAGGATGGCGTACTTGTGCGCTTTGCCCGCGCCGTCAGCCCGGAAGCCAGCGCGGCGGTCGCCCGCTTTGCGGCGGAGGCCGAGGGTCTGGCGGGCGAGGTCGCGCCTGCGTTGGCCTCGGTGTTGCTGCGGTTCGACCCGGCGCAGGTGGACCGGGCTGAACTAGTGGCCAGGATCGAGGAACTACTGGACGAACGGGAATGGCGCGGGCTGAAAGACCCTACGCCGGCCCGCCGCTGGCGGGTGCCGGTGGCACTGGACGGGCCCCAACTCGGCGAGGCGGCGGAGCTGGCCGGATTGAGCGAGGCAGAGGCCTGCGAGGAGTTTCTGACCACCGAGCTGCGGGTGCGGGCGATCGGCTTTGCGCCGGGCATGCCCTACCTCGGGTTCCTGCCGGAGCATTGGAACATCCCACGCCAGACAGACCTGACCCCAAAGGTGCCCGCCGGGGCACTGGTGGTGGCGGTTCGGCAGCTTGTCCTATTTCCGACCGAGAGCGTGACCGGCTGGCGGATGGTCGGACGCTGCGCCTTCCGGCCGTTCCGGCGGGGTGCGAAAGAGCCGTTTCCACTGGCGCCGGGGGATGCGCTGCGGTTCGAGCGGGTCGAGGCGACAGAACTGGAGCGGCTGGAGGCGGAACCTCTGGGCGGCGCGGTGTGCGAGGAGATCGCATGA
- a CDS encoding biotin-dependent carboxyltransferase family protein: MTTLRVIDAGPAVTVQDMGRPGWTAKGLARGGAADRLALLEAAALLGQEAPLAALEMAGAGGRFTVDAPTQFCLTGARMKAEVDGRPVGHAETVLLPPGAVLRVGGAEKGSYGYLAFAGGVFGEEWLGSRAAHLLAGVGRALAAGDEIALGSDPDPEAAARVLVPEDRLGGGTVRMMPGPQTGLFGEGVLERFLDTAFTRAPQANRQGVRLEFEGAPFESETQGLASDFITSGDVQMTGDGRPYVLLAESQTVGGYPRIGTVITADLPRLAQAHAGDAVRFEMLGVEEADALWESETAQLARLRKAVQPRVRDPHDIPDLLGYQLVGGVTRGNELEE; the protein is encoded by the coding sequence ATGACCACGCTCCGGGTAATCGACGCAGGCCCCGCCGTGACGGTGCAGGACATGGGCCGCCCGGGCTGGACGGCCAAGGGGCTGGCACGGGGCGGCGCGGCGGACCGGTTGGCGCTGCTGGAGGCGGCGGCGCTCTTGGGGCAGGAGGCTCCGCTGGCAGCGCTGGAAATGGCGGGCGCGGGTGGGCGGTTTACGGTGGATGCGCCCACGCAGTTTTGCCTGACCGGCGCGCGGATGAAGGCCGAGGTCGATGGCCGCCCGGTGGGGCATGCCGAAACGGTGCTGCTGCCTCCCGGCGCGGTGCTGCGGGTGGGCGGCGCGGAGAAGGGCTCATATGGTTATCTCGCCTTCGCGGGTGGCGTTTTCGGCGAGGAATGGCTCGGCTCGCGGGCGGCGCACTTGCTGGCGGGCGTGGGACGGGCGCTGGCGGCGGGGGATGAAATTGCGCTGGGAAGTGACCCCGATCCCGAGGCGGCGGCGCGGGTGCTTGTGCCGGAAGACAGGCTCGGCGGCGGCACAGTGCGGATGATGCCGGGGCCACAGACGGGGCTGTTTGGCGAAGGAGTGCTGGAGCGGTTTCTAGACACCGCCTTCACCCGCGCCCCGCAGGCCAACCGGCAAGGGGTGCGGCTGGAGTTCGAGGGCGCGCCCTTCGAGAGCGAAACACAGGGGCTGGCCTCGGATTTCATCACCAGCGGCGACGTACAGATGACGGGCGACGGGCGGCCCTACGTGCTGCTGGCCGAGAGCCAGACGGTGGGCGGCTACCCGAGGATCGGCACGGTGATCACCGCAGACCTGCCCCGGCTGGCGCAGGCGCATGCGGGCGACGCGGTGCGCTTCGAGATGCTCGGCGTCGAAGAGGCCGATGCGCTCTGGGAGAGCGAAACGGCGCAGCTGGCACGGCTGCGCAAGGCGGTGCAGCCCCGGGTGCGCGACCCGCACGACATCCCCGACCTGCTGGGCTATCAACTGGTGGGCGGGGTGACCCGCGGCAATGAGCTGGAGGAGTGA
- a CDS encoding LamB/YcsF family protein — protein MGRTIDLNADMGESFGPWVMGQDAEILKVVTSANVACGFHAGDADVMAATMGEAVRRGVGIGAHPGFADLQGFGRRRITLSPAELGNLVTYQLGAAQAVAARAGGKVRHLKLHGALANLCAENEAMARACYEAALAVDPELVIMVIAQTAQQRAAEALGAQMACEIFADRAYEDDATLVDRKKPGAMIHDPEEAAARVLGMVEVQAIFAASGATLPAQIDTICLHGDGPEALAIARAVRAKLEGAGWALAPL, from the coding sequence ATGGGGCGCACGATCGACCTGAACGCCGACATGGGCGAGAGCTTTGGCCCCTGGGTGATGGGGCAGGATGCCGAGATCCTGAAGGTGGTGACCTCGGCCAACGTGGCCTGCGGCTTTCACGCCGGCGATGCGGATGTGATGGCCGCCACCATGGGCGAGGCGGTCAGGCGCGGCGTCGGGATCGGGGCGCACCCGGGCTTTGCCGACCTGCAGGGCTTCGGGCGACGGCGGATTACGCTTTCGCCTGCCGAGCTGGGCAACCTCGTAACTTACCAGCTCGGCGCGGCACAGGCCGTGGCGGCGCGGGCGGGTGGCAAGGTGCGCCACCTCAAGCTGCACGGCGCATTGGCCAACCTGTGCGCGGAGAATGAGGCGATGGCGCGGGCCTGCTACGAGGCGGCGCTGGCGGTGGACCCGGAGCTGGTGATCATGGTCATCGCCCAGACCGCGCAACAGCGCGCGGCGGAAGCGCTTGGAGCGCAGATGGCCTGCGAGATCTTTGCAGACCGGGCCTATGAAGATGACGCCACGCTTGTGGACCGCAAGAAGCCGGGCGCGATGATCCACGACCCGGAGGAGGCCGCCGCGCGGGTGCTCGGCATGGTCGAAGTGCAGGCGATCTTCGCCGCATCGGGCGCCACCCTGCCCGCGCAGATCGACACCATTTGCCTGCATGGCGACGGGCCGGAGGCGCTGGCCATCGCGCGGGCGGTGCGGGCGAAGTTGGAAGGCGCCGGATGGGCGCTTGCGCCGCTGTGA
- a CDS encoding Lrp/AsnC ligand binding domain-containing protein, producing the protein MSAIFVQIRCTPGTTYEVAKALVLEEIHSELYSTSGEWDLLMKLYPPEGVDIGQFISENVSKVKGVERTLTTLTFKAF; encoded by the coding sequence ATGAGCGCCATTTTCGTCCAGATCCGCTGCACCCCCGGCACCACCTACGAGGTGGCCAAGGCGCTGGTGCTGGAGGAGATTCACTCCGAGCTTTACTCGACCTCCGGCGAATGGGACCTGCTGATGAAGCTCTACCCGCCCGAGGGCGTGGATATCGGCCAGTTCATCAGCGAGAACGTCTCGAAGGTGAAGGGCGTGGAGCGCACGCTGACGACGCTTACGTTCAAGGCGTTCTAG
- a CDS encoding ABC transporter ATP-binding protein, translating into MLTVENLQAHYGPSQALFRVSLQVKPGEVVTLLGRNGMGKTTTIHSIMGIVKPTGGRVRLETSEIAGMASHCIANLGLGLVPEGRQIFPNLTARENLVATASNHLGQPDPWTEERVYALFPELAERKSSMGNLLSGGEQQMLAIGRALMTNPRLLILDEATEGLAPLVRAKIWEALAQIRDTGLSILVVDKNLHDLMRLADRHVVIQRGETVWQGTSAELEADEAARERYLGL; encoded by the coding sequence ATGCTGACGGTCGAGAACCTTCAGGCCCATTACGGGCCAAGTCAGGCGCTCTTTCGGGTGTCGCTGCAGGTGAAACCGGGCGAGGTCGTCACCCTGCTCGGACGCAACGGCATGGGCAAGACGACGACGATCCACTCCATCATGGGCATCGTGAAGCCCACCGGCGGGCGGGTGCGGCTGGAGACCAGCGAAATCGCCGGCATGGCCTCGCACTGCATCGCCAACCTCGGCCTCGGGCTGGTGCCGGAGGGCCGCCAGATCTTCCCCAACCTGACGGCGCGCGAGAATCTCGTTGCCACCGCCTCCAACCACCTTGGCCAGCCCGATCCGTGGACCGAAGAGCGCGTCTATGCGCTCTTCCCCGAACTGGCCGAGCGCAAGTCTTCGATGGGCAATCTGCTGTCAGGCGGCGAGCAGCAGATGCTCGCCATCGGCCGCGCCCTGATGACCAACCCGCGCCTGCTGATCCTCGATGAGGCGACAGAGGGGCTGGCCCCGTTGGTTCGGGCCAAGATCTGGGAGGCGCTCGCGCAGATCCGCGACACCGGCCTGTCGATCCTCGTGGTCGACAAGAACCTGCACGACCTGATGCGCCTCGCCGACCGCCACGTGGTTATCCAGCGCGGCGAGACCGTCTGGCAGGGCACATCGGCGGAGCTTGAGGCGGATGAGGCGGCGCGGGAGCGGTATTTGGGGCTGTAA